Sequence from the Rutidosis leptorrhynchoides isolate AG116_Rl617_1_P2 chromosome 3, CSIRO_AGI_Rlap_v1, whole genome shotgun sequence genome:
TACGTGGACGACATGATTTATTTCGGTGAGTGGAGTACACAAAACCTTCGGAACCTAATGAAACTCCTCAAATGTTTCGAGTTAACGTCGGGGCTTAAAGTAAACTACAAAAAGAGCAACTTATTCGGGTTGGAGGTTGAAAAGCAGGAGGCTGAAAATATGGCTAAGCTCCTCGGGTGCAATATTGGCTCATTCCCATTCACATACCTAGGTCTTCCGATTGGGGCTAATATGTTAAAGATGAAATATTGGAAGCCGGTATTTGAGAAATTCGAGAAACGTCTTTCGGATTGGAAGGCACGCTCGGTGTCATTTGGTGGGCGCTTGACCCTTGTTAAATCGGTGCTTAATAGTCTTCCGTTGTATTTCTTCTCGCTTTTTCGTGCCCCGTCTAGTGTGATTAATAAACTCGAGAGTGTGAGGCGTTcatttttttggggcgggacggggAAAGATTCAAAAATTGCTTGGGTAAAGTGGGATGAGGTTCTTTTACCTTATGGGTTGGGGGGTTTAAATTTGGGCTCTCTAAAAAGTAAAAATTTGGCCTTGAtcagcaagtggtggtggaggtttaaaactgaATCCGACTCCTTGTGGGTCAAGGTCATCTCGAGCTTATATGGAACTTCGGGTGGTTTGGACTCTTGTAATGCAAAAAACTGTTTTTCATATAACTCTACTTGGTCACATATTGTCAAAGCAGGTTCTATAATTGATGACACAGGAGTTGCCTTCTCCAAGTCTTTCATCAGAACACTGGGAGAAGGGGCTACAACATCGTTTTGGAATGATTCATGAGCAAGCAACGAACCTTTCAAGTCAAATTTCAAGAGACTGTTTAGGCTAGAAAGAGATGGTGATGCGGCTGTCAACTCACGGGTAAAAGTGGCCGAGAATCAGATGGCAGGGTGCTGGGAATGGGTGCGGATGCCTTCGGGTCGTACATTATCCGAATTTAATGAGCTCTGTTCGTTGATTTCCAAAGGGTCCCTTTCGCCATCAAAGTCTGACTCATGGCGTTGGGGGTTATCAAGCAATGGAATATTTATGACTAATAAGCTCTCAAAGTTGATTGATCTGAAGAATCTACACCAAGGTACGAACGTGTTTGAAAGTTTGCGAAATGATCTTATCCCAAAAAAGGTTGAGGTGTTCGTGTGGAAAGCGAGAAAAAAAAGATTACCTTCGTTAGTGGAACTAGATAAGCGTGTGATCGACTTACATAGTGTCCGGTGTAAGATTTGCGACGATGTTGTGGAATCGGTTGACCACACGCTAATCTTTTGCAAGGTTGCGTTCGAAATTTGGACTAAGGTATGCGAATGGTGGGGTATAAATAGGATACCCTCGTTAAGCGTCAACGAAATCTTTCAAGGCTCATCTCCTGTAGCAATGTCGGATTTGGAATCCAAAATATGGCAAGCGGTAACTTGGACTTGCGGGTATCTAATTTGGTGGAATCGGAACCAAAAAACATTCTCAAATAAAGTTTGGAGTGTTCCGGTTGCGCTATGTGAAATACAAGTTAAGTCGTTCGAGTGGATTGCGAAGCGGTGTAGGAAAAGAAGCATCGATTGGCATAATTGGATTCACAATCCTCATGTGTTTTTAGTATAACTCTCGTTGTTAGCTTAACACCTTGTTTAGTTAACTAAGGTGCGAATCTCATTTGGCGCGTTGTGTATGCAAGATATATGTAACCGAGTTGTAAATTTGAGATATCAATAAAAAttgttgcctttaaaaaaaataacaaatgcACAACACCAAAAAGCTGACAACTAATTGTGGGCAACCAGTTTGTACCTCTTTAGGACTGTCTAACATACTGAACTGGGACTAAACCAGCCATCTTCCCATCCCTGCCAGGGCGTTTTTTCTTCACCTGCAGTAGATTCAAAATGTATATCACAACATCAATAAATTATTGGATAATGATAGCTGCTGTTAACAGTACTTATGAACAGCAAAGCCTGAATTACAAAATGAAAAGTTAAGTGGGTGCATGCTTAAATGTCTTCGTACAAATGATCACATTGTCTACTTACATAGAACCACCCTTTAACTTCGTACTCGATTTCAAACTCTTCTCCGACAGTCAAATTCAACTGTAAAGAAATTACTACTGAAGTCAAAATATCGATTCAAAATTACAAAAGTCAAAATATCGTGATGTTAACTGAAGTGAATGTACCTCATCATCACCATCGGCAATGAAGTCGTAAAGTGCTACTCCATATATTCTATTTCCTGAAGATTGTTCCTCCTCGTGAGAATCAAAGCTGCTTGACATTAATCGAACCTGTCCAGCCAACAGGTTCTCAAACGGCGCTTGCACTGGTGATGAATATGAAGGAAGCTCTTTGATGATCTGCAGTTCAAGTGCAGTCTCAAGTTCTTTAATAACAAGAGACATTAATGGCCGGTTTTCACGGTACTTGTTCAAACACGTGATGGCAACTCTTGAAAATATTTCCAAAGAAACCGGATTCAAAGGTTGCATGACATCTTGAAACACAATCTCATCTAACTTCCCTGTTTTGTAACTCTTTTTCCACGTCTGCACCAAAGTTGAGAACGTACCATTATTATTTTTCTAAATGCATAGTTTTCCACTCAATACTTCCATTAAGACAACGCCGAAAGAGTACACGTCTGACTCTTTTGTTAATATACCCATTTGCAGATACACCGGATCTAGGTACCCCATGGTACCTACAATATTATCGGTGACAATAAGAGTGTATTGCTGATTGGCGGGTCCAAATTTTGACAGTCCCATGTCAGCAACCTTTGCATTCCATTCGTCATCCAACAATATGTTTGGGCTTTTTATATCTCGGTGAAGAACTCTTTGATGTGCGCCGTTATCATCGTGTAAGTAGCTTAGTCCCCTTGCAGCATCAAGACATATCTTGATACGTTGAGACCAAGTGAGAGCTTTGTTACTTAAATGGTGATCGAGGCTTCCATTACATGCATACTCGTAAACCAAGATCTTTTCACCAGCCTCGTTGCAATATCCGAGGTGAGAGATGAGATTTTTATGCGAGTAACGTGAAAGAATCATGACCTCTTTCCAAAATTCAGGATCACCTTGACCGAATTTTTGATTGTTAAAATATTATAATGTTTTTCTAGATTAATATAGATTAGTCTAGAATTAGTAAGTTTTTATTAGATATTTAATAGTAGATATTTAAGTAGAAGTGACTAGAAATTGTTAGAGAATTAGTTAGTAAAAAAATCAAGATTTGCTAGAATGATCTAGTAGACTTATTGAGCCTATAAATAGGCTAGTGGTCTTGCAAAATGTAACACAACAAAACACAAACAAATTGAAGTAATAAaacaactttctaaaaactcttttCCATTCTAATTTCTAAAACACCCCCTCAACATTATAAACACTATAATACTTCATACTAATCTATCACTTCTAAAAAATCTAAACCTACACTaaatctaacaagtggtatcaagagccgtgTTGGGCGTTGTTCGAATACACCATGACTACCGTCGGTGCGTACAATATTCCCGTCCACATCTTTGATGGtgataactatgatttttggagtatccgaatgaagacatatttccaagcacaaagcttctgggatattgtcgaagtcgggtttacaactccaaaagacgtcgaaactctgtccgcAGAAGAACAAGAAAATtacaacaaaaatgttgtaagaaatgctgctgctctaggctacattcaacaaaccttgacaccgtctatctttccacgaatcatgggagctacgacagccaaagagGCGTGGAAGATCCTTCAAGAAGAATGTCAAGGAAATGCCAAGGTGAGATCTGTAAAACTACTAACTCTAAgacgagattttgaaaatttaaatatgaaagagactgagaccgttaaagattactattctagaatcaaagaaatagtaaatcaaatgagagcctatggagataatataactgacaaaaggatcgtagaaaagatacttatcagtatgaccaaaaaatacgatcatgtcattactgctatcgaagagtcaaaagacatcgagactctgtcggtaccagaattaattggctctcttgaagcatatgaggctagattgagtcggcgtagtgaaaactcactagaaagtgcctttcagtctaaactcaaaataaggtctcAGAAATCTAATAATGAGGGGAAAAGAAATCTCGAAGAAAAGtcgagaggaggagaaaaacccagaacCGAGTTTGATCAGAGAAGAAAAAACAATCCTCCATGTGGTATCTGCAaaaagacaaaccacttggagaa
This genomic interval carries:
- the LOC139901945 gene encoding uncharacterized protein, with the translated sequence MAGCWEWVRMPSGRTLSEFNELCSLISKGSLSPSKSDSWRWGLSSNGIFMTNKLSKLIDLKNLHQGTNVFESLRNDLIPKKVEVFVWKARKKRLPSLVELDKRVIDLHSVRCKICDDVVESVDHTLIFCKVAFEIWTKVCEWWGINRIPSLSVNEIFQGSSPVAMSDLESKIWQAVTWTCGYLIWWNRNQKTFSNKVWSVPVALCEIQVKSFEWIAKRCRKRSIDWHNWIHNPHVFLV